Genomic segment of Caproiciproducens sp. NJN-50:
TCAGGTCCGGCGCATAGCGCGCCGCTTCCGCCAGAATCGGGTCCAGCGCGCCGAGCCGCTCCCGGATCGCCTCATAATCCCGGCCCATGTCGAAATAAGAAGTCCAGAAAGGGTCCGCCAGCACGCTTTCCCAGCTTTCCGCCGTGAGGTGCGCGCACCGGTCCCCCGCGGCCCCCTGCCACGAGCCGTCGGGCAGGCGCTCCCATCGGAAACACTGCCCGCAGTCCAGCGTCTGACCCAGCGTGTCCAGATTCATGAGCTTTTCTCCTCCTTTCCTTTTCATTCGCCGCGTATTCCGCCATTGACCGCAAAGCCGTATAAAAATGGAACCGGCCCGCAAGCACGGTTCAATGTTCTCCCAGGCGTCGGAAGCTCTGCTTCCGCTTACGCCGTGAGGTTATTATAACATGCGCCGCGGGCCTCTTCAACCTCCGGAGGAATACGGACGGTTATCGCCGGATGGTCCGGCCGGGGTTTACATAAACTTTTATGCATGTTTATGAATTCACCGTTTCCACAATGGATCTGACTGACTTATTAACATTTTCAACAGAGTTTTCCACACTTTGTTCGCACATATTATGTCAACCAGTGTAAATACGCGGGGTATAAACGGCTTAAGAACGGCTTTCCTCCCTGCCTCCCGGATTGTATATTCTGTATTGATAAATAAAACTTCTGGTAATTTTCTGCTGAATCCTGTAAAATATGGTATAATAACCTCACAGTGTAAACGGGAGCGGAGCTTCCGACGCCTGGGAGAACATCGAACCATGATTGCGGGCCGGCTGAGTTTTCTGCGGCTCTGCGGTTCATGATATCATAACGAATATCAGTACAGTCTGCCATTCGGGATTGGAGAGGTGCAAATGAAAAACGGCGGAGAAGGCCAGGGGGACAGCGGCGTAATCGCCGGAAGGAATGCCGTCGCGGAGGCCCTGCGCAGCGGCAGGGCGATCGACAGGCTCTGCCTCGCGCGGGGAGAACGCTCCGGTTCCGTCGTCGCGCTGATTGCGAAGGCGAAGCAGCGCGGCATCCCTGTCAAGGAGATCGACCCGAAGAAGCTGGATTTTATGTGCGGGGGCGCGGTCCATCAGGGCGTGGCGGCCGTCGCGGCCGCGAAGGAGTACTCGACGGTCGACGAGATGTTCCGGCTGGCGCAGGAACGCGGGGAGCCGCCGTTCCTGATCGTGGCCGACGGACTGGAGGACCCGCACAACCTGGGCGCCGTCCTTCGCGTCGCGGAATGCGCGGGCGCGCACGGGGTGATTCTGCCTGCGAGGCGGAGCGTGGGGCTGACGTGGGCCGTCGGGAAATCGAGCGCCGGGGCGGTGGAATATGTTCCGGTCGCGCGGGTGGCAAACCTGGCCAGCGCGCTGGAGGATCTGAAAAGGCGCGGGGTGTGGATCTATGCCGCCGATCTGGATGGCGAACCCTGGTGCGGGGTGGATTATTCCGGACCCGTCGCCGTGGTGATCGGCTCGGAAGGGACCGGGGTCGGGCGCCTGGTCAAAGAAAAATCGGATTTTGTAATATCCCTGCCGATCAGGGGTAAGATAAATTCGCTTAATGCTTCTGTCGCGTGCGGTGTGATTTGCTATGAGATCGCCCGGCAGCGGCTTGGAATTAAGACAAAATAACACGGGAGAGCGGATCGAATGAACGACAACGGAAAAACTCCGCGAAATGATTATTCGGTCGAAGAAATCCTAGCGGAGGCACGCATCATCAAGGACCGTGAAACCGTCCCCCCAGAAAGTGAAACCGCCCCTGAGAAAAGTCCCGCGCCCACGGCGCCGCACGGCAGCGAGGAAATTCTGCGCGGAGCCCGCCGTGCGCTGAACATGGAGGCGGGTTCCGAGGAGGACCCCGGGGAGACCGGCCCACAGGAGCCGGAACCGGAAAAGGAACGGAAGAAACATTGGTTTTCGCTGTTTGGGCGCCGGAAAAAGAGCGAGGAGTTCCGCGAGGAGGACGACCTTTACTATGGTCTTCAGCTTCGCCCGCTGGAGGAATACCGGAAGGAATACGAAAAAACGATCCGTCCGGAGGGCTCCGAAAATCCGGAAAGCGGAGAAGAAGCGAAAGAGGACGGACCGAAGTTTTCCTATCTGTTCGACGGCAGCGAGGGGGACGGCGAACCGGGAATCGGCGAAACCTTCGACCGCATCCACCGGGAACGCCACGAGCGGCTGGAAAAAATCATGCGGCAGGCGGGTCTCGACCCGGAGGAGATCCTGCCGCAGGAGGAACCCGCAAATCCGCCCGAAGTCCCGCCGCCCGCGCCGTCAGGTCCGGAGATCCCTCAGCCGGAGGCCCCGGAACGCCCCGCGGTGACCCCAGGCCCGCGCCGGGAGCCGGAAGTGCGGCCCCCGGTGACACGGCCCGTTCCGGAGCCGCCCGTCCCGCCTGAGGTTACCACGGAGGAAGACCAGGAGGAAGGGGAAGAATCACAGGCCGATTCCGCTCCGGAAAAGAGCGGCCCCGCCAAAGCGGAGGAAACGCCGCCGGTTCCCGTAAAGGAGCCGGTGAAAACGCCGCCGGAGGCCAAGCAGGAACGGCGCGTCCCCCCGCCCCGGACCGAGCCGTCCGACACACCGAGACCGCAGTACCGCGCCGGCGGCGCGCCCGTGCATGTCATCCTGCC
This window contains:
- the rlmB gene encoding 23S rRNA (guanosine(2251)-2'-O)-methyltransferase RlmB — its product is MKNGGEGQGDSGVIAGRNAVAEALRSGRAIDRLCLARGERSGSVVALIAKAKQRGIPVKEIDPKKLDFMCGGAVHQGVAAVAAAKEYSTVDEMFRLAQERGEPPFLIVADGLEDPHNLGAVLRVAECAGAHGVILPARRSVGLTWAVGKSSAGAVEYVPVARVANLASALEDLKRRGVWIYAADLDGEPWCGVDYSGPVAVVIGSEGTGVGRLVKEKSDFVISLPIRGKINSLNASVACGVICYEIARQRLGIKTK